AGCGGGCGGCCGGTCTTGATCGCCAGCTCCTGGACCTTGACGATCTTCTCGCCGTACACCTCGCCGAGGCTGCCGCCGAACACGGTGGCGTCCTGGCTGAAGATGCACACGTCGCGGCCGTCGATGGTGCCGTAGCCGGTGACCACCCCGTCGCCCAACGGCCGGTTGTTTTCCAGGCCGAAGTTGGTGCTGCGGTGCCGGGCCAGCGCGTCAAGCTCGACGAAGGAGTCGTCGTCCAACAGCGCGTAGATGCGCTCGCGGGCGGTCAGCTTGCCCTTGGCGTGCACCTTGTCGACGGCGGCCTCACCCACTGGGTGCAGCGACTCTTCGCGCCGCTTGTGCAGCTCGGCCAGCTTGCCCGCGGTGGTGTGGATGTCGATGGTGTGCTCGGCGGCCGGCTCCGCGGTGTGGTCGGTAACGCTTGTCATGGGACTCGATGGTATCGGCAGCCCGTGCGGGCGCGTTTAGGCTGGGCCGTGATGGACCGGGATCTGCTCAGGACGCCGCTGGACGCGGCCGCGCTGCGCGCCGAGCTGATCGGCACCGGGCTCGGTTGGCGCCAACTCGACGTCGTCGAACAAACCGGCTCCACCAACGCCGACCTGCTGGCGCGGGCGGCGGCGGGGACCGACGTCGCCGGCGCGGTGCTGATCGCCGAACACCAGACCGCCGGCCGCGGCCGCCACGGCCGCGGCTGGTCGGCCAGCCCGCGAGCCCAGGTCACCATGTCGGTGGGGGTGAGCGTCGTCGACGTCCCGGCCACGGGCTGGGGCTGGCTGTCGCTGGCCACCGGAGTGGCCGTCGTCGACGCGGTGGCCCCTCTGCTTGCGGGGACCGGGGTCGAAGTGGGCCTCAAGTGGCCTAACGACGTGCTGGCCGATGGCCGCAAGCTGGCCGGGATTCTGGCCGAGGTCGCGCGGCCGGTCGTGGTAATCGGCTTGGGGCTCAACGTGACTCAGGCCCCCGAGGAGGTGGACGGTCCCGGCGCCACCTCGCTGCTCGACCTCGGCGTCGCCGCGCCCGATCGCGACGAGTTGGTTCGCGGTCTGCTGCGCGAGCTCGGCAGGCGCTTTCTGGCCTGGCGCCTGGCCCGCGGCGCCGACTGGCAGCTCGCCTCCGACTACCGGGCGCGCAGCCTGACGATCGGCACCCGCGTGCGCGCCCACCTGCCCGGCGGAAGGGAACTCGTCGGGACCGCGAGCGGCGTCGACGACCAGGGCAGGTTGTGCCTGGAAAC
The nucleotide sequence above comes from Mycobacterium malmoense. Encoded proteins:
- a CDS encoding biotin--[acetyl-CoA-carboxylase] ligase, producing the protein MMDRDLLRTPLDAAALRAELIGTGLGWRQLDVVEQTGSTNADLLARAAAGTDVAGAVLIAEHQTAGRGRHGRGWSASPRAQVTMSVGVSVVDVPATGWGWLSLATGVAVVDAVAPLLAGTGVEVGLKWPNDVLADGRKLAGILAEVARPVVVIGLGLNVTQAPEEVDGPGATSLLDLGVAAPDRDELVRGLLRELGRRFLAWRLARGADWQLASDYRARSLTIGTRVRAHLPGGRELVGTASGVDDQGRLCLETEGETVVVSAGDVVHVR